The following coding sequences lie in one Rhodoflexus caldus genomic window:
- a CDS encoding WbuC family cupin fold metalloprotein, which translates to MITINRALIQSLSQKAKASPRLRANHNFHTDLADPINRMLNAMEPGTYVQPHKHENPDKREAFIVLSGEVAVITFHNDGTPHECRILTAGGECMGVEIPAGVFHTLVVLKSGTVCYELKDGPYDVLTDKQFAAWAPPEGNADCEAYLNGLLQWINSIK; encoded by the coding sequence ATGATTACCATCAACCGAGCGCTTATCCAATCCCTCAGCCAAAAAGCAAAGGCATCGCCGCGCCTTCGCGCCAATCACAACTTCCACACAGACCTTGCCGACCCCATCAACCGCATGTTGAACGCCATGGAGCCGGGCACCTATGTACAACCCCATAAACACGAAAACCCCGACAAGCGCGAAGCATTTATTGTTTTAAGCGGAGAAGTTGCTGTTATTACCTTCCACAACGACGGCACACCCCACGAGTGTCGGATACTTACGGCCGGCGGCGAATGTATGGGTGTGGAAATACCGGCCGGAGTCTTCCACACACTTGTAGTGTTAAAAAGCGGAACGGTTTGTTACGAACTGAAAGACGGCCCCTACGATGTGCTGACCGACAAGCAATTTGCCGCATGGGCCCCCCCGGAAGGTAATGCCGATTGCGAAGCCTATTTAAATGGCCTGCTCCAATGGATTAACAGCATTAAATAG
- a CDS encoding PAS domain S-box protein — MPENQIVIGIGASAGGLEALEQLVAGIPAPLEKHASLIIAQHLSPNYKSVLSQILAKKSTFPVIEAKNAQEIIPGRVYVAPADCDIQVTDGRICLTRPLLTQVPKPSVDLLFSSLANTYGKNTIAVILSGTGTDGAKGVQAVKAKGGMVIVQKPDTARYDGMPMAALQTGQADFVLAPEQIGEHIRHCLLDDEEPPAQQHSALDDLYDLLLEKFNTDFSLHKPKSFLRKVEKRMMIKHVRDLAAYVDLLKTDATEAETLFHTLLVNVTEFFRDPDMFEKLEQILLPKINTLTPQDRFRIWVAGCATGEEAYSLAMMLQYRLEKAFSPPPLLQVFATDIDEDALHIARRGIYSEQQVKSIPEHLREKYLIPLEKGFAINKRLRAKVLFSKHNLTSDPPFLKIDLLSCRNLLIYFNQTAQKKVFPLFYHALKEDGILFLGKSENTAQLEDIFTMVEPNLKIFRKQKNVAAEVSLRYRSFGTTENLIKKTEKPKEENYRNRLLETFSALTNHTILIVNASQQILETRGNIGGLLQIPDGALNFNIGNLVTNEISTELKSVLMQLTKTNQPVRLPMKKILLNGERYYVRIQGSPLGNPNENIGLYMMVVERFTPEDLFLPTVSTQATDSANQNDRIPELEQELAATKQRLQTYIEEVETSNEELQSLNEELQSANEELQTGNEELRSANEELETAYSEIKKMNEDLSKKEEAEKHANTLFQALFNNTQQGNILLNESWDIQLMNPRAEELLAKTGIRPTADNNNNLIALLPFDLQQQLLPLLQEAQQTRQTATAILSMPSSGNTAYYYEFFINPIPATRNHNEQAMALGIIDRTEEKLREAEIFRRDELLASLIDSDTTFVIRIDLQGRYTYVNQAFCKKFGYKQDEVIGKHYIFTIHPEDHAACEHEVARLFTLPEGAVVGFEMRKPGPDGEYLFTEWEFVLIKAPSGEVTEVQGVGRDITEKKLAQLALEEERSQLEMMIWGGRLGTWDWHLPTGQIRFNERWAEILGYKIEEVNFDFEQWQQLIHPDDRERVVQAIEACIKGDAPFYEVEHRKQAKSGEWKWLIATGKVVERDKKGKALRLIGIHQDVTEKKRIEEMARLSEERNEAVLSTMQEGIVIQDMSGAIISCNHSAEEILGLTFEQMIGRTSFLDPGWRAIREDGSPFPGEEHPAMVTIRTGQPQSNVLIGVHKPSGELSWISINSQLLYHPETQNPYAVFAMFHDITQHKNAELALASAHKRFESIVDSTDGIVWELDYQTFCFTYVSKQAERLLGYSAEEWYQPGFWEQHLHPKDKEQTVAHCIACSNKLEPHELEYRFIAKDGRTVWLRDIVTVVVSDNKPSLLRGIMIDISKRKEMEQMLERLSLVAQRTSNSVIITDHKRRILWVNEAFTEITGYTLKDVLGKSPKILQFEETDPATVAYISEKLSQQQPVHCEILNRGKNGNVYWLEIEIQPLFDADHELTGFMAVQTDITERKKAEEQIKKQNEILKDIAFTQSHILRRPLANILGLLNLIDMEKGYQKMNALYEYFDYLLQSAREADDIIHQIVEKTNAMEE; from the coding sequence ATGCCTGAAAACCAAATAGTTATTGGCATTGGCGCATCTGCCGGAGGCCTTGAAGCTTTGGAACAGTTGGTAGCAGGCATCCCTGCACCCTTAGAAAAGCACGCAAGTCTGATTATTGCACAGCACCTCAGCCCGAACTACAAAAGCGTGCTGTCGCAAATTCTTGCCAAAAAATCTACCTTTCCGGTGATAGAAGCAAAAAACGCACAGGAAATTATACCCGGCAGGGTCTATGTAGCCCCTGCCGATTGCGATATTCAGGTAACAGACGGGCGCATCTGCCTCACAAGGCCTTTACTCACCCAAGTGCCTAAACCTTCGGTTGATTTACTGTTTTCCTCGCTGGCAAATACCTATGGCAAAAATACCATTGCCGTTATTCTCTCCGGTACAGGAACCGACGGGGCAAAAGGCGTACAGGCCGTAAAAGCCAAAGGCGGTATGGTTATCGTTCAGAAGCCCGACACAGCACGCTACGACGGTATGCCCATGGCAGCCCTGCAAACCGGACAGGCCGATTTCGTTCTTGCGCCCGAACAAATCGGCGAGCATATCCGCCACTGTTTGCTCGACGACGAAGAACCACCCGCTCAGCAACATTCCGCCTTAGACGATTTATACGACCTGCTGCTCGAAAAATTCAATACCGATTTTTCGCTTCACAAACCCAAAAGTTTTCTTCGCAAGGTAGAAAAGCGCATGATGATAAAACACGTCAGAGACTTAGCAGCCTATGTGGACTTGCTGAAAACTGACGCGACAGAGGCGGAAACACTTTTTCATACCCTGCTGGTTAATGTAACAGAGTTTTTCAGAGACCCTGATATGTTTGAAAAACTGGAACAAATACTGCTGCCCAAAATCAATACACTGACCCCGCAAGACCGTTTCCGAATATGGGTGGCCGGATGCGCCACCGGCGAAGAGGCCTATTCGTTGGCGATGATGCTGCAATACCGCTTGGAAAAAGCATTCAGCCCTCCCCCCTTGCTGCAAGTTTTTGCTACCGATATAGATGAAGACGCTTTACACATTGCCCGTAGGGGTATTTACAGCGAGCAACAGGTAAAATCCATCCCCGAGCACCTGCGCGAAAAGTACCTTATTCCGTTAGAAAAAGGATTTGCCATTAACAAAAGGCTTCGGGCAAAGGTGTTATTTTCCAAACACAACCTTACCTCCGACCCTCCGTTTCTGAAAATAGACTTGCTCAGTTGCCGCAACTTGTTGATTTACTTCAACCAAACGGCACAGAAAAAAGTATTCCCACTGTTCTATCATGCCCTGAAAGAAGACGGCATCCTGTTTTTGGGTAAATCGGAAAACACTGCACAACTGGAAGATATTTTCACTATGGTTGAACCCAACCTGAAAATATTCCGCAAGCAGAAAAATGTAGCGGCCGAAGTCTCCCTCCGATACAGGTCATTTGGAACTACCGAAAACCTCATTAAAAAGACAGAAAAACCCAAAGAAGAAAACTATCGCAACCGCTTGCTGGAAACATTCAGTGCGCTCACCAACCATACCATACTGATTGTCAATGCCTCACAGCAAATTCTTGAAACTCGGGGCAACATTGGCGGCCTGCTGCAAATACCCGATGGCGCACTCAATTTCAATATCGGCAATTTGGTTACAAACGAAATCAGCACCGAGCTCAAAAGCGTGTTGATGCAACTGACCAAAACCAATCAGCCGGTGCGGCTGCCCATGAAAAAGATTTTGCTTAACGGAGAGAGATACTACGTGCGAATACAGGGCAGCCCGTTAGGAAATCCTAACGAAAACATCGGCTTGTATATGATGGTCGTTGAAAGATTCACACCCGAAGACCTGTTTTTGCCCACCGTCAGCACCCAAGCAACCGACAGCGCCAATCAGAACGACCGCATTCCTGAGCTGGAACAAGAGTTGGCAGCCACCAAGCAACGACTCCAAACCTACATTGAAGAAGTAGAAACCAGCAACGAAGAGCTCCAATCGCTCAATGAAGAGTTGCAGTCGGCCAATGAAGAACTCCAAACCGGCAATGAAGAGTTGCGCTCGGCCAACGAAGAGCTTGAAACGGCCTACTCCGAAATCAAGAAAATGAATGAAGACTTGAGTAAAAAGGAGGAAGCCGAAAAACATGCCAACACATTGTTTCAGGCACTTTTCAACAATACGCAGCAAGGCAACATCCTGCTCAACGAATCTTGGGATATTCAGTTGATGAACCCCCGAGCGGAAGAACTGCTGGCAAAAACGGGCATCCGACCAACGGCAGACAACAACAACAATTTGATAGCCCTGCTGCCCTTTGATTTGCAACAGCAACTGCTGCCGTTGCTGCAAGAGGCACAACAAACCCGCCAAACCGCCACCGCAATACTCTCCATGCCATCGTCGGGGAATACTGCTTACTACTATGAATTTTTCATCAACCCCATACCTGCCACCCGCAATCACAATGAACAGGCAATGGCGCTGGGCATCATAGACCGCACCGAAGAAAAACTGCGCGAAGCCGAAATTTTCAGACGCGACGAGCTGCTGGCCTCCCTGATTGACTCTGACACCACCTTTGTAATACGCATTGACCTGCAAGGACGCTATACCTATGTCAATCAAGCATTTTGCAAAAAATTCGGCTACAAGCAGGATGAAGTAATTGGCAAGCACTACATCTTCACCATCCATCCGGAAGACCACGCCGCCTGCGAGCACGAAGTTGCCCGCCTGTTCACCCTGCCCGAAGGAGCGGTCGTAGGCTTTGAAATGCGCAAACCGGGGCCTGACGGCGAATACTTGTTTACCGAATGGGAATTTGTACTCATCAAAGCACCGTCGGGCGAAGTAACCGAAGTACAAGGCGTAGGGCGCGACATCACGGAAAAGAAACTTGCACAACTCGCCTTGGAAGAAGAGCGGAGCCAATTGGAAATGATGATATGGGGCGGCAGGCTCGGCACTTGGGACTGGCACTTGCCGACAGGCCAAATCCGCTTCAACGAACGCTGGGCAGAGATACTCGGCTACAAAATAGAGGAAGTCAATTTTGACTTTGAGCAATGGCAGCAACTCATCCACCCCGACGACCGCGAACGTGTGGTGCAGGCCATTGAGGCCTGTATCAAGGGCGATGCTCCATTCTATGAAGTTGAACACCGCAAACAGGCTAAATCGGGCGAGTGGAAGTGGCTCATTGCCACAGGGAAAGTGGTAGAGCGCGACAAAAAAGGCAAAGCGCTGCGCCTCATCGGCATCCATCAGGATGTTACCGAAAAGAAACGCATAGAAGAAATGGCGCGGCTCAGCGAAGAGCGCAATGAAGCCGTTCTCAGCACCATGCAGGAAGGCATCGTCATTCAAGACATGTCGGGTGCGATTATTTCCTGCAACCACAGCGCCGAGGAAATTCTGGGCTTGACCTTTGAGCAAATGATTGGCCGCACTTCCTTCTTAGACCCCGGCTGGCGTGCCATCCGCGAAGACGGCAGCCCCTTCCCCGGCGAAGAACATCCGGCCATGGTAACCATCCGCACCGGACAGCCGCAAAGCAACGTGCTGATAGGTGTGCACAAACCTTCGGGCGAACTTTCTTGGATTTCCATCAACTCGCAACTGCTCTACCACCCCGAAACACAAAATCCCTATGCCGTTTTTGCCATGTTCCACGACATCACGCAGCACAAAAATGCAGAACTGGCGCTCGCATCGGCACACAAGCGTTTTGAAAGCATTGTGGACTCCACCGACGGCATTGTTTGGGAGTTAGACTACCAGACCTTCTGCTTTACCTATGTCAGCAAACAGGCCGAACGCCTGTTGGGCTATTCGGCCGAAGAATGGTATCAACCGGGCTTCTGGGAACAGCACCTCCACCCGAAGGATAAAGAACAAACGGTTGCACACTGCATCGCCTGCTCCAACAAACTGGAACCCCACGAGTTGGAATACCGCTTTATTGCCAAAGACGGCCGCACGGTATGGCTGCGCGACATAGTAACCGTTGTTGTTTCCGACAACAAGCCCTCTTTGCTGCGCGGCATTATGATTGATATCTCCAAGCGAAAAGAGATGGAGCAAATGTTGGAGCGCCTTTCATTGGTAGCACAGCGCACCTCTAATTCGGTTATCATCACCGACCATAAGCGGCGCATTCTGTGGGTGAACGAGGCCTTTACCGAAATTACGGGCTACACGCTGAAAGATGTGCTCGGCAAATCGCCCAAAATCCTGCAATTTGAAGAAACAGACCCTGCCACTGTTGCCTACATCAGCGAAAAACTCAGCCAACAACAGCCCGTACACTGCGAAATTCTGAACAGAGGCAAAAATGGCAATGTGTATTGGCTGGAAATAGAAATTCAGCCCCTGTTTGATGCCGACCACGAACTGACAGGCTTTATGGCCGTACAAACCGACATCACCGAACGCAAAAAAGCAGAGGAACAGATTAAAAAGCAAAACGAAATTCTAAAAGACATTGCCTTTACGCAGTCGCATATTTTGCGCCGACCGCTGGCCAATATTCTGGGTTTGCTCAACCTGATTGATATGGAAAAAGGCTATCAGAAAATGAACGCCCTGTACGAATACTTTGACTACCTGCTGCAATCTGCCCGAGAAGCCGACGACATCATCCATCAGATTGTGGAGAAAACCAACGCAATGGAGGAGTAA
- a CDS encoding plastocyanin/azurin family copper-binding protein — protein sequence MKMIQRFRMKKSRIAAAVVCCLLSATAFAQKPPTEDDFYQIRTLPVPEGVAMEVGGMATLPDGRLAVCTRRGEVWLISNPTMQGGQPRYQLFAQGLHEPLGLAYKDGALYTAQRGELTKLIDKNGDDVADIYESVYNFPLTGNYHEYTYGPIIAPDGTMYCTGNVGFWNPEWWLGRSRAPWRGWAVAISPDGKMTPFATGMRSPCGIGIGPEGEFFYGDNQGDWIGSGFVAHVEKGDFVGGNPAGLAWASLPESPVKVRPEQIVSSDNPQFETAAKVPGVKLPAVWLPHSILGISTAEILMILPREGAVPGKFGPFDGQMLVGDQGQSKIMRVALEKVKGQYQGVAFNFREGFMSGVLRLEWAKDGSLFVGQTNRGWGSTGKEPYGLQQLVWTGKTPFEIKTVRAMPDGFELEFTQPVNKATAQDVASYKVSGFTYKYHWQYGSPIINKQDCPIRGVILSPDGMKARLVVDGLREKYIHEIQATGVKNGSGHHLLHDTGYYTLNNIPDGEKVKPEQLTVIAATIQANPISKAPEMIHAHDHMATDVAATDAVAVRVSAKRTTEMPAAWGAPDVTISMGTKPGLKYDKDRLEVKAGAKIKLVFSNPDDMPHNFVLTMPGKANEVGTAALKLGVDGPEMQYVPNSPHVLYHTNMVSPGKSETIYFTAPDEPGDYQFVCTYPGHAFVMQGVLKVVK from the coding sequence ATGAAAATGATACAGCGTTTCCGAATGAAAAAATCACGGATAGCAGCGGCGGTGGTTTGCTGCCTGCTTTCGGCAACAGCGTTTGCTCAAAAGCCGCCTACCGAAGACGATTTCTACCAAATCCGCACGCTGCCCGTGCCCGAAGGCGTGGCAATGGAAGTAGGCGGCATGGCTACCCTCCCCGACGGCCGACTTGCAGTCTGCACGCGGCGCGGCGAAGTGTGGCTCATCAGCAACCCCACCATGCAGGGCGGACAGCCGCGCTACCAACTGTTTGCGCAAGGGCTGCACGAACCGCTGGGGCTTGCCTACAAAGACGGCGCCCTCTACACCGCACAGCGCGGCGAACTCACCAAACTGATTGACAAAAACGGAGACGATGTGGCCGACATCTACGAATCGGTTTACAACTTCCCGCTGACCGGCAATTACCACGAATACACCTACGGCCCCATTATCGCCCCCGATGGCACCATGTACTGCACGGGCAACGTAGGCTTCTGGAACCCTGAATGGTGGTTGGGCAGAAGCCGTGCCCCTTGGCGCGGTTGGGCAGTCGCCATTTCTCCCGATGGTAAAATGACCCCATTTGCAACCGGTATGCGCTCGCCGTGCGGTATCGGCATCGGCCCCGAAGGTGAATTTTTCTACGGCGACAATCAGGGCGACTGGATTGGCTCGGGCTTCGTTGCACATGTGGAAAAAGGTGATTTCGTAGGCGGCAACCCCGCAGGCTTGGCTTGGGCTTCCCTGCCCGAGTCGCCCGTGAAAGTGCGCCCCGAGCAGATTGTCAGCTCCGACAATCCGCAGTTTGAAACAGCCGCCAAAGTGCCGGGCGTAAAACTGCCCGCCGTTTGGCTGCCACATTCCATTCTGGGCATCTCTACTGCCGAAATTCTGATGATTCTGCCTCGCGAAGGCGCTGTGCCGGGCAAATTCGGCCCCTTTGACGGCCAAATGCTCGTAGGCGACCAAGGTCAAAGCAAAATTATGCGCGTAGCTTTGGAAAAGGTTAAGGGGCAATATCAGGGCGTGGCCTTCAATTTCAGAGAAGGCTTTATGTCGGGCGTACTGCGTTTGGAGTGGGCAAAAGACGGCTCGCTGTTTGTTGGCCAAACCAATCGCGGCTGGGGCAGCACAGGCAAAGAACCCTACGGCCTGCAACAGTTGGTGTGGACGGGCAAAACGCCTTTTGAAATCAAAACCGTAAGAGCCATGCCCGATGGTTTTGAGTTGGAATTTACACAACCCGTCAATAAAGCAACCGCGCAAGACGTTGCCTCTTACAAAGTTTCAGGCTTCACTTACAAATACCACTGGCAATACGGCAGCCCGATTATCAACAAACAAGACTGTCCCATTCGCGGCGTGATTCTCTCACCCGACGGCATGAAAGCCCGCTTGGTAGTAGATGGTCTTCGCGAAAAATACATCCACGAAATTCAGGCCACCGGCGTAAAGAACGGCAGCGGGCATCATCTGCTGCACGATACCGGTTACTATACCCTCAACAATATCCCCGACGGCGAAAAAGTAAAACCCGAGCAACTGACAGTTATCGCCGCCACCATTCAGGCCAACCCCATAAGCAAGGCACCTGAGATGATTCACGCCCACGACCACATGGCAACCGATGTGGCCGCCACCGATGCAGTTGCCGTGCGGGTATCTGCCAAGCGCACCACAGAAATGCCTGCCGCATGGGGCGCACCCGATGTAACCATCAGCATGGGCACCAAACCCGGCCTGAAATACGACAAAGACAGGCTGGAAGTAAAAGCCGGCGCAAAAATCAAGCTCGTGTTCAGCAACCCAGACGACATGCCGCACAACTTCGTGCTGACCATGCCCGGCAAGGCCAATGAAGTAGGCACCGCCGCCCTGAAATTAGGAGTGGACGGCCCTGAAATGCAATATGTGCCCAACAGCCCGCACGTGTTGTACCATACCAACATGGTAAGCCCGGGCAAAAGCGAAACGATTTACTTCACCGCCCCCGACGAGCCGGGCGACTACCAGTTCGTCTGCACCTACCCCGGCCATGCTTTTGTGATGCAGGGTGTGTTGAAAGTGGTGAAGTAA
- a CDS encoding UpxY family transcription antiterminator — protein sequence MNTKKEDAAWFAVHTYPRAEKKVSQLLKAQGYEVYLPLQRQLRQWSDRKKWVDMPFIPSYLFVFTGVSQLYAIARAHGVVRVIYFDGKPVPIPDEQINWLKKMLMHEIPVELTQEKLEPGTKVVVTGGHLIGMKGELISYKSDRKVVVRLEKLDYSLVVTIPLDLLQDAAESVG from the coding sequence ATGAACACAAAAAAAGAAGACGCTGCATGGTTTGCAGTACATACATATCCGCGAGCGGAAAAAAAGGTAAGTCAGTTGTTAAAAGCACAAGGCTACGAAGTGTACCTGCCTTTACAGAGACAACTGCGCCAGTGGAGCGACAGGAAAAAATGGGTAGATATGCCTTTTATCCCGTCTTATCTGTTTGTTTTTACGGGGGTGTCGCAACTTTATGCCATTGCAAGGGCGCATGGCGTTGTCAGAGTGATTTACTTTGACGGCAAGCCTGTGCCAATACCCGATGAGCAAATCAACTGGTTAAAAAAAATGCTGATGCATGAAATTCCCGTTGAACTCACACAGGAAAAACTTGAACCCGGCACCAAAGTAGTTGTTACGGGCGGGCATCTGATAGGAATGAAGGGCGAGCTAATCAGTTACAAATCAGACCGAAAGGTAGTTGTGCGGTTAGAGAAATTAGATTACAGTTTAGTAGTAACCATTCCCCTCGACCTTTTGCAGGATGCCGCCGAAAGCGTCGGATAA
- a CDS encoding xanthine dehydrogenase family protein molybdopterin-binding subunit, whose product METLARREFLKRSALGSAALVLGFSLTPEAHIRNLSGAEDASLFNPNPFLHIGTDGKIILMAHKPEMGQGTFQSVPLILAEELDVPLEMVEVRMAQGDEKYGNQSVGGSASVKTSWMPMRKAGAAARQMLIMAAAAQWGVKPEDCSTDGKGNIINGLVPQQTVTYASVAAAAAKLEVPKEPPLKEAAQFRWIGKETRRPDIPPKCDGTAQFGIDAKVPGMLYASVERAPLHRAKVKKWDDTRAKNVKGVKHVIACERQAFGVTTYGVAVLADSYWAALQGRKQLRIEWDNSGIAPFSNESLRKQARQLAQTEGLTDHQEGNVAEVFAQAAEKGYKTVEAFYECSWAAHAPMEPMNCTIDVRENSCEVWIPTQVPGRVRNELAAFLNIPKENITIHCLYMGGGFGRRLFVDFMMEAAYLSRAVKAPVKLIWTREDDMTQGPFRPGTFGALRGAVDAQGNPLAMEHKVIAPSISYEMFPERKDLSKVDKGVMEGISEHPYRFPNFRTSYIYQPTTVPIGWWRAVYSSTTCFAHECFIDEMAHAAGKDPLHFRLAMTGEKHPRIRTILQILAEKSGWDSLPKDKGKGVAVWQFFAGMCGQVCIMRKDSEGKPVIEKIIAVIDCGTAVNPDNVRAQVEGSIVMGLTQAIKDEIIFKDGVVVQNNFNSYRLLRMQETPPIEVYIVPSTEPPMGVGEPGLPPVAPALANAYFALTGKRERKMPFVMGA is encoded by the coding sequence ATGGAAACGCTGGCTCGCCGTGAATTTCTGAAGCGCTCCGCTCTGGGAAGTGCCGCCCTTGTATTGGGCTTTAGCCTGACTCCCGAAGCGCATATTCGCAATCTTTCGGGTGCGGAAGATGCATCGCTGTTCAATCCCAACCCTTTTCTGCACATCGGTACGGACGGAAAAATCATCCTGATGGCGCATAAGCCCGAAATGGGGCAAGGAACTTTCCAATCGGTTCCCCTCATATTGGCCGAAGAGTTGGATGTTCCGTTGGAAATGGTAGAGGTTCGCATGGCACAGGGCGATGAGAAATATGGCAATCAGAGTGTAGGCGGCAGTGCCAGCGTAAAAACCTCGTGGATGCCTATGCGCAAAGCCGGTGCAGCAGCCCGCCAAATGCTCATTATGGCAGCAGCGGCTCAGTGGGGCGTTAAACCCGAAGACTGTTCTACCGACGGCAAGGGTAATATTATCAATGGCCTTGTGCCGCAACAAACGGTAACCTATGCAAGCGTAGCCGCTGCGGCTGCCAAATTGGAAGTTCCCAAAGAGCCGCCACTGAAAGAGGCTGCCCAATTCCGATGGATTGGCAAGGAAACCCGCCGCCCCGATATTCCGCCTAAATGCGACGGCACGGCACAGTTCGGCATAGATGCCAAAGTACCCGGTATGCTCTATGCAAGTGTGGAACGCGCCCCGCTGCATCGTGCCAAAGTGAAAAAATGGGACGATACACGTGCAAAAAACGTAAAAGGCGTGAAACACGTCATTGCCTGCGAGCGTCAGGCCTTTGGCGTAACTACCTACGGCGTAGCGGTGCTGGCCGATTCTTATTGGGCAGCCTTGCAAGGAAGAAAGCAACTGCGCATTGAGTGGGACAACAGCGGCATTGCACCTTTCAGCAACGAATCGCTCCGCAAACAAGCCCGGCAGTTAGCCCAAACCGAAGGCCTTACCGACCATCAGGAAGGCAATGTTGCCGAAGTTTTCGCACAGGCTGCCGAAAAAGGTTACAAAACCGTAGAGGCTTTTTATGAATGTTCATGGGCTGCTCATGCACCCATGGAACCCATGAACTGCACCATTGACGTGCGCGAAAACTCCTGCGAGGTGTGGATTCCGACACAGGTACCCGGCCGTGTGCGCAACGAACTGGCCGCTTTCCTCAACATTCCCAAAGAGAACATCACCATCCACTGCCTCTACATGGGCGGCGGCTTTGGCCGTCGTCTTTTCGTGGACTTTATGATGGAAGCCGCTTACCTGAGCCGTGCCGTAAAAGCACCCGTGAAGCTCATCTGGACGCGCGAAGACGACATGACACAAGGCCCTTTCCGTCCGGGCACGTTTGGCGCACTTCGCGGCGCGGTAGATGCGCAGGGCAACCCGTTGGCAATGGAGCACAAAGTAATAGCCCCAAGCATCAGCTACGAAATGTTCCCCGAGCGCAAAGACCTCAGCAAAGTGGACAAAGGCGTAATGGAAGGCATCAGCGAGCATCCTTACCGGTTCCCGAACTTCCGCACATCGTATATCTATCAGCCTACAACCGTGCCGATTGGCTGGTGGCGGGCAGTTTACAGCTCAACTACCTGCTTTGCGCATGAGTGCTTCATAGATGAAATGGCACATGCGGCAGGGAAAGACCCGCTGCATTTCCGCTTGGCAATGACGGGCGAAAAGCACCCGCGTATCCGCACCATCTTGCAAATACTGGCCGAAAAATCGGGATGGGATAGCCTGCCCAAAGACAAAGGGAAGGGCGTAGCTGTTTGGCAATTTTTCGCCGGCATGTGCGGGCAGGTTTGCATCATGCGCAAAGACAGCGAAGGGAAACCCGTAATTGAAAAAATAATTGCCGTAATAGACTGCGGAACTGCCGTAAACCCCGACAACGTGCGGGCACAGGTAGAAGGAAGCATTGTGATGGGGCTTACACAAGCAATCAAAGATGAAATTATTTTCAAAGATGGGGTTGTAGTGCAAAACAACTTTAACAGCTACCGACTGCTGCGGATGCAAGAAACACCACCGATAGAGGTGTACATTGTGCCAAGCACCGAGCCGCCTATGGGCGTAGGTGAACCCGGCTTGCCGCCCGTAGCGCCTGCGCTTGCCAATGCATACTTCGCCCTCACAGGCAAACGCGAGCGGAAAATGCCATTTGTCATGGGTGCGTAG
- a CDS encoding histone H1, whose amino-acid sequence MNRFSEIKQLVDSIEADFTKFYEQNNQAAGTRVRKAMLDLKNLAQSIRQHVQEIKNERNAK is encoded by the coding sequence ATGAACAGATTCAGTGAAATCAAGCAATTGGTAGATAGCATTGAAGCGGATTTTACCAAATTCTATGAGCAGAATAATCAGGCTGCCGGTACGCGTGTACGCAAAGCCATGCTCGATTTGAAAAACCTTGCACAAAGCATTCGTCAGCACGTTCAGGAAATTAAAAACGAGAGAAACGCAAAATAA
- a CDS encoding type II toxin-antitoxin system VapC family toxin — MRKVFVDTHVLLFATQSDSPLFHTAQNRLREAAETSELFTSGQVLRAYTHTFVREAVHNGMPVQDAIHVALKNINIFRSHMQVLQDDETTLNTWEYLLPSLADSSEILDAARVASMKSAGVSCLLTYKADAYNRFDNLITVWPLA; from the coding sequence ATGAGAAAAGTGTTTGTAGATACGCATGTGTTGCTCTTTGCTACACAGAGTGATTCTCCATTGTTTCATACGGCACAGAACCGCCTGCGCGAGGCTGCCGAAACTTCCGAACTGTTTACCAGCGGGCAAGTGCTACGCGCCTATACACACACATTCGTTCGCGAGGCGGTGCACAACGGAATGCCTGTGCAGGATGCCATCCATGTGGCACTGAAAAATATCAATATTTTTCGCAGCCATATGCAGGTGCTGCAAGATGATGAAACCACCCTTAATACTTGGGAGTACCTGTTGCCTTCGCTTGCCGACAGTTCCGAAATTTTGGATGCGGCAAGGGTTGCTTCCATGAAATCGGCAGGGGTAAGTTGTTTGCTTACCTACAAAGCCGATGCTTACAACCGTTTTGACAACCTGATTACGGTTTGGCCATTGGCATAA